The following nucleotide sequence is from Mesotoga infera.
GCCACCCTGTTGAAAATTCCCTTTTCTATTACAACATGAGTAACCTCGTTGCTCTTGGGATGTATGACTACCCGAATGACTTTTCCGAGATCTTTACCGTCGGAAGAGATCGCTTTGGCGCCCCATCTGATTCTGTTTTCCATAGGTTCACCCCCTTCAGTCAAGTTTATCATGCAACACATACACCATTTCAATTACTAGATGTTTGACTGCAGAAAAAGAGAAGGAGTTGTACAATATATGAGCAGAAGGGAGTAGGACATGGAAGACGTCGATCTTCCCGCCCAAAGGGTTGTCTCGAAAAAGCCATTAGATCTGAGAGGAGGAAGTTCGTCTCAAGCATTGAATGCGACGAACAGTGAAG
It contains:
- a CDS encoding PRC-barrel domain containing protein, whose translation is MENRIRWGAKAISSDGKDLGKVIRVVIHPKSNEVTHVVIEKGIFNRVA